The genomic interval TTCGCCGCCGGGCTCGGCGGGGCGCACGCGACGGGCGCCGGGCGGCGCAAGTGGTTCAGCAGGAAGCCGGCCGCGCCGACCGGGCCGCGCGGCGTGTATCTCGACGGCGGCTACGGCGTCGGCAAGACCCACCTGCTGGCCTCCCTCTGGCACGCCACGCCCGCCGAGCCGTCGCTGAAGGCGTTCGGCACGTTCGTGGAGCTGACCAACCTCGTGGGCGCGCTGGGCTTCCAGCAGACCGTGCGGACCCTCAGCGGGCACCGGCTGCTGTGCATCGACGAGTTCGAGCTCGACGACCCGGGCGACACCGTGCTGGTCTCCTCGCTGCTCAGCCGACTCGTGGAGGCGGGGGTGGCGCTCGCCGCGACCTCGAACACGCTGCCGGGCAAGCTCGGCGAGGGCCGGTTCGCCGCCGCCGACTTCCTGCGCGAGATCCAGGGCCTGTCCGCGCACTTCCGCCCGCTGCGCATCGACGGCGAGGACTACCGGCACCGCGGACTGCCCGAGGCCCCGCCGCCGTACGACGACGAGCAGGTCACCCGGGCCGCGTACGCCACGCAGGGCGCGTCCCTCGACGACTTCCCCGGTCTCCTTGACCACCTGGCCCGGGTCCACCCGAGCCGGTACGGCGCGCTGACCGACGACCTCCGCGCGGTCTGTCTGACCGGGGTGAGCGCGGTGCCCGACCAGTCGACCGCGCTGCGCCTGGTGGTGCTGGCCGACCGGCTGTACGACCGGGAGGTCCCGGTGCTCGCCTCGGGGCTGCCGTTCGACCGGCTGTTCAGCGACGAGATGCTGAACGGCGGGTACCGGAAGAAGTACTTCCGGGCGATCTCCCGGCTGACGGCACTGGCGCGTGACGCGAAGGGGCTGGTGGCGCAGTAGGTTCGGGGGCGTAACGCGACGGGACACCGCACGCTGTGGGGTGTCCCGTCCTATCCCCGTACAACCGCGCACACTTTTCGAAGGGGTCCAGCATGGCTACCACGCGTCAGGCGCACACGAACTGGGAAGGCAACCTGATCGAGGGCAAGGGGGTCGTCACCTTCGACTCCTCCGGCATCGGCGACTACCCCGTCTCCTGGCCCGCCCGCTCGGAGCAGGCGAACGGGAAGACGAGCCCCGAGGAGCTCATCGCCGCCGCCCACTCCAGCTGCTTCTCGATGGCGCTCTCCCACGGCCTCGCCGGGGCCGGCACCCCGTCGACCCGGCTGGAGACCAAGGCCGAGGTGACCTTCCAGCCCGGTACCGGCATCACCGGCATCCACCTCACCGTCGTGGGCGAGGTGCCCGGTCTCGACGAGGACGCCTTCCTGAAGGCCGCCGAGGACGCCAAGGCGAACTGCCCGGTCAGCCAGGCGCTCACCGGCACCACGATCACCCTGACGGCTTCGCTCGCCTGACCTTCCGCGTACGGCTGCCCCGGCGGGGCAACCACAGCGGAAACACGGGGCGCGGGGGTACGCATGGTTCCCCCGCGCCTTTGTGCGTGCTACACACGTGCGGGTCACTTCACCTGTCCGCCAACAGGGAGTCACCTCATGTCAACCGCACCCCGCTCCACCGCGACACGACGCCAGGTCCTGGCAGGCAGCGGCGCAGCCGCCGCGATCGCCTTCACCGGGGCCTTCTCCGAACTCTTCGCGGGCACGGCCGCCGCACGCGGCCACGACGGCTACGGCCCGCTCGTCCCCGACCCCGACGGCCTGCTCGACCTGCCGAAGGGATTCCGTTACCGGGTGCTGTCCCGGGAGGGCGAACCGCTGCGCTCCGGCGAGGGGCCGGTGCCGGGCAACCACGACGGGATGGCCGCGCTGCCCGGCCGCAACGGCCGGGTCCACCTCGTCCGCAACCACGAGAACCGGCACACCGCCAAGCTCGGCGTACCGCCCGTCGAGGGGCTGACCTACGACCCGGCGGCCAAGGGCGGCTGCACCTCCCTGGAGCTGGACGGCCGCAACAAGGTGCTCGGCGAACGCGTCGCCATCGCCGGTACGGCGGTCAACTGCGCGGGCGGGCCCACCCCCTGGCGCACCTGGCTGACCTGCGAGGAGAACGAGGACAAGGCCGGGACCAACGGGTACACCAAGGACCACGGCTTCATCTTCGAGGTGGACGGCGCCGATCCGCGCCGCACCGGGGCCGTCCCGCTGACCGCGATGGGCCGCTTCCAGCACGAGGCGATCGCCGTCGACCCGAGATCCGGGATCGTGTACGAGACGGAGGACGCGTTCGACAAGCCGTTCGGGCTCTTCTACCGCTTCCTTCCCGAGAAGCCGCTCGGCGGCACCGGATCGCTCCGGGCGGGCGGGGCGCTGGAGGCGATGCGGGTGCCGGGCGTGCCCGACCTTTCCTCCGTCCAGGAGACCGGTACGAGCTTCGACCGGATCGAGTGGGTCCCCGTACCGGATCCGCCGGCGGCGGAGACCGCGATCCGTTTCCAGGACTTCGGCCCGAAGGGCGTCACGCACGCCCAGAAGCTGGAGGGCTGCTACTGGGGCGGCTCGTCCGTCTACTTCGTCTCCAGCTTCGCCCGCAGCGACGAGGGTTCGGCGGCCGACCACTACGGCCAGGTCTGGCGGTACGAGCCGAGGAAGCGGCGGCTCACCCTGGTTGTGATCTTCGGCCCGGACACCGACATCCAGCTGCCCGGCGAGTCCCCCGACAACATCTGCCTGGCGGCCGACGGCGGGCTGATGGTCTGCGAGGACGGCGGCGGCGCGCAGCACGTGCTCGGGGTGACCCGGCGCGGCGAGGTCTACACCATGGCGCGCGGACGGCAGAACATCGGGACGCCCGAGGAGCCGGAGTGGGGGGAGTTCGCGGGGGTCGTCTTCTCCCCGGACGGCTCGACGATGTACGTGAACTGCTACACGCCGGGGACGACGTTCGCGGTGACGGGGCCGTGGTGCTGAGGCGGCGCCGGTAGCTCCCCACGCCTCCGGACATCGGAGCGCCGTCAAACGATATGATCGTATTGTCAGATATTTTCCGTGAGTGATCACTACTGCACGGACGATGCGGGCTATGCGGATGACGACGGCTCGGGCGGTCGCGGGGGTACTGACCTGCGCCGTCCTGACCGGGTGCGGGGCCGCTCCCGCACCCGCTCCCCCACCCACCCCCACGGCCTCCGCCCCGGCTTCGGCCGCACCGGAGAAGCCGCCCACGATGGCCCCCGGCCCGGCGGGCCGCACCCCGGTCTTCGAGCGGAGGCCGACGGGCGGGGGTGCGGCCGGGCGCACGGCGGAGAAGGTCGTGGCGCTGACGTTCGACGCCGACATGACGGCCGACCAGGGCCCCCGGGCCGCCTCCGGCGAACGCTTCGACAACCCGGAACTGATCGCGCTGCTGCGCGGGCTGAAGGTGCCCTCCACCGTCTTCATGACCGGGCGCTGGGCCGAGGAGTACCCGGCGCAGGCGAAGGCCATCGGCACGGACCCCCTGTTCGAGATCGCCAACCACTCCTACAGCCACCACGCCTTCAGCTCCCCTTGCTACGGCCTGCCGGTGATCGGGAAGGCCACGATGGCCCGCGAGGTGGAACGTGCCTTCACGGCGTTCCGGGAGGCGGGGGCGCGGAACGTGGTGCCGTACTTCCGTTTCCCCGGCGGCTGTTACGACGACACGGCGCTGCGCGCGCTGGCCCCGGCGAACGTGACGGCGGTGCAGTGGGACGTGGTCAGCGGCGACGCCTTCGCCACGGACGCGGACGCGGTGGCCGAGCAGGTGCTGGACGGGGTGCGGCCGGGCTCCCTCGTGGTGATGCACTGCACCCGCAGCGCGGCCCCGGCCACCGAGGCGGCCGTACGCCGGATCGTGCCGGAACTGCGCGAGCTCGGCTACCGCTTCGTGAAGGTGTCCGAGTTGATGGAGGAGAGGCCCTGAGCTCGTTGTGCGGAGCGAGGGCCGGGGATGTGCACTCCGGCCCTCGCCCCATGGGGTCACGTCTCACCGGTGACGCGTCGGCCCGCTGTGCTACGGCAGGGCCCACTTCTGGTTGGGACCGGTGTGGCAGGCCCACAGATGGACCGGTGTGCCGTCGTTCCAGGCGCCTCCGGACGCGTCGAGGCACTTGCCGGACCGCGGGTTGCGTAGCGTGCCGTCGGCCTGGGGCTGCCAGGTCTGGGCCGCGCTGCCGTTGCAGCCGTAGAGCTGCACCTTCGTGCCGTCGGCGGTGCCGGCGTTGTCGATGTCCAGGCACTTGTCCAGGGCGCGCACGGTTCCGTCACCGGAGACCGTCCACTTCTGGGCCGCGGTGTTGTTGCAGGTCCACAGCTGGATCTTCGTGCCGTCGGCGGTGCCGCTGTTGTCCACGTCCAGGCACTTGCCGTTGACCCCCTTCACCTCGCCGGTCCGGGAAGTCGCTCCGGGCAGCTGGTTCATCGTGTACCAGGCTTCGGTGCTCCAGAGCTGTTCGCCGTCCGTCGCGCTGAAGGGACGGGCCGAGCGCACATGGACGACTCGGTCGGCCTTGAGCCCGGGGACCGTCAGCGTGACCGTCTTGCGGTCGGCGGAGAGGGTGGCCGACTGGGCGGTGAGGCTCTCCTCGTCGACCTTGGGACCGCCGTACGCCGCGGTCGGCACGTAGCGCCACTGCTTGATCTTGTAGCGGCCGGCCAGGTTGGCCGCGGTCTCCGTCGACACCGGCTGGGTGTACTCCAGCGCGAAACCGCCCGGGACGGCGCGCATGGCGCGGATGTCGAAGGCGTCGGTGCCGTTCGGCGTCAGCTTCTGCAGACCGTGGCTGAGCTTGCCCTCCTGGCCCCAGTTGCCGCCCGCACCCAGCCCGCCCGCGTAGAGGGCTCCGTCCGGGCCGACGCTGATCCGGGTGACACCGGCTTCGAGTCCTTGCGTGAGGCGGAAGACCGCCCCCTGGTACTCCCCGCCGACCTTCTCCAGGAACCCACGCTGG from Streptomyces sp. CA-278952 carries:
- the zapE gene encoding cell division protein ZapE is translated as MSSSTAFPGQSPLAETAPLSLCAREPHVPADRLVAEMVPPPRFDSVRFDTYVPDPNQPSQSEAVTVLADFAAGLGGAHATGAGRRKWFSRKPAAPTGPRGVYLDGGYGVGKTHLLASLWHATPAEPSLKAFGTFVELTNLVGALGFQQTVRTLSGHRLLCIDEFELDDPGDTVLVSSLLSRLVEAGVALAATSNTLPGKLGEGRFAAADFLREIQGLSAHFRPLRIDGEDYRHRGLPEAPPPYDDEQVTRAAYATQGASLDDFPGLLDHLARVHPSRYGALTDDLRAVCLTGVSAVPDQSTALRLVVLADRLYDREVPVLASGLPFDRLFSDEMLNGGYRKKYFRAISRLTALARDAKGLVAQ
- a CDS encoding alkaline phosphatase PhoX, with protein sequence MSTAPRSTATRRQVLAGSGAAAAIAFTGAFSELFAGTAAARGHDGYGPLVPDPDGLLDLPKGFRYRVLSREGEPLRSGEGPVPGNHDGMAALPGRNGRVHLVRNHENRHTAKLGVPPVEGLTYDPAAKGGCTSLELDGRNKVLGERVAIAGTAVNCAGGPTPWRTWLTCEENEDKAGTNGYTKDHGFIFEVDGADPRRTGAVPLTAMGRFQHEAIAVDPRSGIVYETEDAFDKPFGLFYRFLPEKPLGGTGSLRAGGALEAMRVPGVPDLSSVQETGTSFDRIEWVPVPDPPAAETAIRFQDFGPKGVTHAQKLEGCYWGGSSVYFVSSFARSDEGSAADHYGQVWRYEPRKRRLTLVVIFGPDTDIQLPGESPDNICLAADGGLMVCEDGGGAQHVLGVTRRGEVYTMARGRQNIGTPEEPEWGEFAGVVFSPDGSTMYVNCYTPGTTFAVTGPWC
- a CDS encoding OsmC family protein, coding for MATTRQAHTNWEGNLIEGKGVVTFDSSGIGDYPVSWPARSEQANGKTSPEELIAAAHSSCFSMALSHGLAGAGTPSTRLETKAEVTFQPGTGITGIHLTVVGEVPGLDEDAFLKAAEDAKANCPVSQALTGTTITLTASLA
- a CDS encoding polysaccharide deacetylase family protein, whose product is MRMTTARAVAGVLTCAVLTGCGAAPAPAPPPTPTASAPASAAPEKPPTMAPGPAGRTPVFERRPTGGGAAGRTAEKVVALTFDADMTADQGPRAASGERFDNPELIALLRGLKVPSTVFMTGRWAEEYPAQAKAIGTDPLFEIANHSYSHHAFSSPCYGLPVIGKATMAREVERAFTAFREAGARNVVPYFRFPGGCYDDTALRALAPANVTAVQWDVVSGDAFATDADAVAEQVLDGVRPGSLVVMHCTRSAAPATEAAVRRIVPELRELGYRFVKVSELMEERP